The proteins below are encoded in one region of Silene latifolia isolate original U9 population chromosome 2, ASM4854445v1, whole genome shotgun sequence:
- the LOC141636638 gene encoding uncharacterized protein LOC141636638, whose product MEDLDDYILTQILLRLPSCATVVASSPVNKRWYSLISDPNFPVQFGNHKKKTSTFLKGSGSNIDEPPFTLVITLLTKLRPYGNNKTNNVSGFVTEFMFGSPKLSLKFLPGNSFIARATFKDLVLCFDCGIFDVRGGGRVYYITNPLTKQWVALPPCPRVEYQWMPAFICQSPYNNTQNYYNFRVVEVRRHHRDKLELVVYCSEIGDWKEINLTFPKEAGPVTVNIKDLETVVCNGIIYFKNKLCLVGFDPFDVNVICDTTLEAKVMPPLPNFGYLLESSGQLLLVHTPNRRAVPWLWYQKDGIDIELQMVVWKLDPNQTPLVWETTFKGLCKGTGNKTESPCNSPGFRYNIYSNYIGVHPYNDTLIYMYLSYEEQLFLCNTRTECLTPLRSFSNYHLRTVQLFQRLEHQWWPTLVPCCAMPHNRAEFDTTTAS is encoded by the coding sequence ATGGAAGATTTAGATGACTATATCCTTACTCAAATACTACTTAGACTTCCGTCTTGTGCAACCGTAGTAGCATCCAGTCCTGTGAACAAGCGTTGGTATTCTTTAATCTCGGACCCCAACTTTCCGGTCCAGTTTGGCAACCACAAGAAGAAAACCTCCACTTTTTTGAAGGGCTCGGGTTCCAACATTGATGAGCCACCATTTACCTTGGTTATAACCTTGTTGACAAAACTCAGACCTTATGGGAACAACAAAACCAATAATGTGTCCggatttgtcacggaattcatGTTCGGGTCGCCAAAATTATCATTGAAATTCCTGCCTGGTAATTCTTTCATTGCAAGGGCCACCTTCAAGGACTTAGTGTTATGTTTTGATTGCGGTATCTTTGACGTACGCGGCGGCGGCAGAGTATATTACATTACCAATCCATTAACCAAGCAATGGGTTGCTCTCCCACCATGCCCTCGTGTTGAGTATCAATGGATGCCTGCTTTTATATGTCAATCACCTTATAACAACACTCAAAATTACTATAATTTTAGAGTTGTGGAGGTTCGTCGTCATCATCGAGACAAATTAGAGTTGGTCGTTTATTGTTCAGAGATTGGTGATTGGAAGGAAATTAACCTTACGTTTCCCAAGGAGGCTGGACCAGTCACGGTGAATATTAAAGACCTCGAGACTGTTGTTTGTAATGGTATAATCTACTTTAAAAATAAGTTATGTTTGGTGGGATTTGACCCGTTTGATGTGAATGTCATTTGTGACACGACCCTTGAGGCGAAAGTTATGCCACCATTACCCAATTTTGGGTATTTGCTAGAATCCTCGGGACAATTGTTACTCGTGCACACTCCTAATAGAAGGGCCGTACCCTGGTTGTGGTACCAAAAAGATGGGATAGATATTGAATTACAAATGGTAGTGTGGAAGTTGGACCCGAACCAAACACCTCTTGTATGGGAAACGACATTTAAAGGCTTGTGCAAAGGCACCGGTAATAAAACTGAATCGCCATGTAACTCCCCCGGATTTCGATACAACATTTACTCCAACTACATTGGGGTACACCCATACAATGATACGCTGATATATATGTATCTTTCCTACGAAGAACAGCTGTTTTTGTGCAACACGCGAACAGAATGCTTGACGCCTTTAAGAAGTTTCTCTAACTATCATTTGCGGACTGTTCAATTATTTCAACGACTCGAGCACCAATGGTGGCCTACCTTAGTTCCTTGTTGTGCTATGCCTCACAATCGTGCAGAATTTGACACCACTACTGCTTCGTAG
- the LOC141636654 gene encoding cysteine-rich receptor-like protein kinase 8, which produces MKILISILSILGFYVVKTNSSLAYTCFANCTDSSIYSPNSTYQTNLDTLLSTLTKQAASTGFYKSSIGQNVDQIHAHYLCRGDVSASDCSSCVYQASGTMSGECPFKRSAIIWFDNCMLGYSNLPFSDNAPSRVIGNPKNVSSNEFVAFVKTLENNTNKLAPQVANNTIKYGTKESDVTDSSDKLYSLGQCNPYLTEDDCDRCLKNAIAQLPKMYGARVLQPSCNVRYEFNHFYSEAINTAFFLPNSTNSIVPVTNGKQKRRSHAAVIAAVSIVVGVMLLLLCTYLCIYLQKRRKSRLGFEEITATESLQFDFRTIREATNNFSNDNKLGQGGFGSVYKGRLDNGQEIAVKRLSIDSGQGVEEFKTEVLLVAKLQHKNLVRLLGFCIHSNEKLLIYELLPNSSLDKVLLDPSKPTPLGWEERYMILAGVARGLLYLHEDSRLKIIHRDLKSSNILLDQSMNPKIADFGLARLVGTDQVQAVTSKIMGTYGYMPPEYTRTGRFSVKTDVYSFGIIILEVLSGHKCNSTLFPYEEESLVQRAWRLWTEGTGTDLVDDRLDGSFSSEEVTRCIHISLLCIQEEANKRPTMAPIVSALNGHLVEFPEPEPPQEPVRTVYSSGQSSAVTTTAESNQSRGREYSSHDTKNMDDITELYPR; this is translated from the exons ATGAAAATACTAATATCAATCCTTTCTATACTTGGATTTTATGTAGTAAAGACCAACTCCTCCCTAGCTTATACTTGCTTTGCTAATTGTACGGATAGTTCAATATATTCCCCAAATAGCACATATCAAACCAACCTTGACACTCTTTTATCCACCTTAACTAAACAAGCCGCCTCCACCGGGTTTTACAAGTCGTCCATCGGTCAAAACGTTGATCAAATCCACGCTCATTACCTTTGTCGAGGCGATGTTAGTGCCTCCGATTGTAGCTCATGTGTGTACCAAGCCAGTGGGACTATGTCCGGTGAATGCCCTTTTAAAAGATCGGCCATTATTTGGTTTGATAATTGCATGCTTGGGTACTCGAACTTGCCCTTTTCGGACAATGCTCCGTCTAGGGTGATTGGTAATCCTAAAAATGTCTCGAGTAATGAGTTTGTTGCTTTCGTGAAGACTCTTGAGAATAATACAAATAAATTGGCACCTCAAGTCGCGAATAATACCATTAAGTATGGTACTAAGGAATCGGATGTGACGGACTCATCAGATAAGTTGTACTCGCTCGGGCAGTGTAACCCTTACTTGACCGAGGACGATTGTGACCGGTGCTTGAAGAATGCAATTGCTCAGCTTCCTAAAATGTATGGCGCCCGGGTTTTGCAGCCGAGTTGTAACGTTAGGTACGAGTTCAACCATTTCTATAGTGAGGCTATTAATACGGCTTTCTTTTTGCCGAATTCAACCAATTCTATAGTGCCTGTTACAAATG GGAAGCAGAAGAGACGGTCTCACGCTGCTGTAATAGCTGCGGTGTCAATTGTCGTAGGAGTCATGCTGCTGCTCTTGTGTACTTATTTATGCATTTACCTTCAGAAGCGCAGAAAATCTCGCCTTG GGTTTGAAGAAATCACAGCAACAGAATCGCTTCAGTTCGATTTCAGGACGATTAGGGAGGCAACAAACAACTTTTCGAACGATAATAAACTTGGACAAGGTGGATTCGGTTCAGTATACAAG GGAAGACTTGATAATGGTCAAGAAATAGCAGTGAAAAGACTATCGATAGACTCAGGGCAAGGCGTTGAAGAGTTTAAGACCGAGGTTCTTTTAGTTGCGAAACTCCAGCACAAGAATTTGGTTAGGCTTTTGGGATTTTGCATACATTCTAATGAAAAGCTGCTTATATATGAACTTCTGCCAAATTCGAGTCTCGACAAAGTCTTGCTAG ATCCGAGCAAGCCAACGCCACTTGGTTGGGAAGAAAGGTACATGATCTTAGCTGGAGTCGCGAGAGGACTTCTATATCTCCATGAAGATTCGAGGCTGAAGATTATTCATCGAGACCTGAAATCAAGCAATATTCTGTTAGATCAAAGTATGAACCCCAAAATAGCGGATTTCGGATTGGCAAGACTCGTGGGTACAGATCAAGTTCAGGCTGTTACTAGTAAGATCATGGGCACATA TGGATATATGCCACCAGAGTATACTAGGACGGGTCGATTCTCAGTCAAAACCGATGTTTACAGCTTTGGAATAATAATCTTGGAGGTACTAAGCGGCCACAAATGTAACTCAACTTTGTTTCCTTACGAGGAAGAGAGTCTAGTACAAAGA GCATGGAGACTCTGGACGGAAGGAACGGGTACAGACCTGGTCGATGATCGACTTGATGGTAGCTTCTCGAGCGAGGAAGTGACAAGATGCATTCACATTAGCTTGCTTTGCATCCAAGAAGAAGCAAACAAAAGGCCGACAATGGCCCCGATTGTTTCGGCTTTAAATGGCCATCTAGTAGAATTCCCGGAGCCGGAACCACCCCAAGAGCCTGTACGTACTGTTTATAGTTCTGGACAATCTTCTGCCGTAACAACTACAGCTGAATCAAATCAAAGTCGAGGTCGTGAATATTCGAGTCATGATACCAAAAATATGGACGACATTACAGAGTTGTATCCTCGATAA
- the LOC141642423 gene encoding putative disease resistance protein RGA1: MAEAIIFPIAKGIVKKIASFTGDRVLNLIDGEIKAAKSAKEDLKIIAEDLTAICAVLQDAEVKQYRNDTMKLWLKDLKTLVYDIDDLLDDVAIDSLRSSVNKSHLFPQLRYYFSSSNPVISRFQLTHKIKDLGQKLERIVARKTKFGLTEHPIEVSRPSRDLFNDISYLNRSSVVGRDEAKKQVMRSLLSVGDASCLSVLPITGIGGIGKTTLAKLVYDDLRNEFDMKIWGCVSDQFNLIKLLEDIIKDVSGIDTTNNTLGQLVNKLQHLLRGQKYMLVLDDVWDDAVADWKELRSLLEVGEAGSVVLITTRSRQIASDTQTMGVFDLDRLSDETSWLIFSQIAFREGEEQRYPFLCEIGRSIVEKCGGVPLVIKSIASLLRRDRDEREWQRINNMDSFTKLPGEYTKVMQLLRISYDKLPSHLKPCFAYCSLRGRDVELYPSQLMYIWNAHGLLQLQDENADIEGCGYACAMELVSRSLLEHPTIIFNDTILSCKIHDLLHQLAEEILGEELAVVTRNKLNVSESTRHIIWGYEGPDGLKGVQFPREQLLVAKKARTFKFGYRMSNVSLSFLEGVIAHFSYLRVLEIGYSTFEELPQSIGKLKHLRDLKISFNPFLKRLPDTVCKLLKLENLDFYCCETLEKLPKKIYRLVKLRKVSVTTCQKTLVGTGFMRLPSLRVLVLCNCKELELLWDDDDIGNLSSLRYLGIQHCQKLGSLPNSMKGLTNLEELWIENCEELDIEKGECMNGLQSLGSLFIQTVPRLKYLPDGVQLAAKSLKYLFISDCSSLIGLGTWSQSFTVLRKIVINNCPDLVRLPEGFLHIKFLESLWIRYCRHLSERCAVPNGADYPLIQHVPDFWLDGQFYAPQQIQSSTSSLPL, translated from the coding sequence ATGGCGGAAGCAATCATATTTCCCATAGCGAAAGGCATCGTTAAGAAGATTGCTAGCTTTACTGGTGATCGTGTGCTGAACCTTATCGACGGAGAAATTAAAGCTGCCAAATCTGCTAAGGAAGATCTCAAGATCATAGCCGAAGACCTCACTGCCATTTGTGCTGTTCTTCAAGATGCAGAGGTTAAGCAGTATCGTAATGACACCATGAAGCTTTGGCTAAAAGATCTTAAGACGCTTGTTTACGACATCGATGACCTCTTGGATGATGTCGCCATTGATTCCCTTCGAAGTAGTGTCAACAAATCTCATTTGTTTCCGCAACTAAGGTACTACTTTTCCTCCTCAAATCCTGTCATCTCTCGTTTCCAGCTAACTCACAAGATTAAAGACCTTGGTCAAAAACTAGAGCGTATCGTAGCTAGAAAAACTAAGTTTGGTCTTACCGAGCATCCAATTGAAGTGTCGAGGCCGTCAAGAGATCTCTTTAATGATATTTCCTACTTGAATCGATCGTCTGTTGTGGGAAGAGACGAGGCCAAAAAACAAGTGATGCGTAGTTTATTGTCGGTTGGTGATGCTAGTTGTCTCTCTGTTCTCCCTATTACTGGAATAGGCGGGATCGGAAAGACTACACTAGCCAAGTTGGTCTATGATGATTTACGTAATGAGTTTGATATGAAGATCTGGGGTTGTGTTTCGGATCAGTTTAACCTCATTAAGCTGTTAGAAGACATTATAAAAGATGTTAGTGGTATAGATACAACTAACAACACTCTAGGACAGTTGGTGAATAAACTACAACATTTATTAAGAGGCCAAAAGTATATGCTTGTTCTAGACGATGTATGGGATGATGCTGTTGCGGATTGGAAGGAGCTTAGGAGCCTTCTTGAGGTTGGTGAGGCTGGAAGTGTGGTCTTGATCACCACAAGAAGCCGGCAAATTGCTTCAGACACTCAAACGATGGGAGTATTTGATCTGGATAGGCTTTCGGATGAAACTAGTTGGTTGATCTTCAGTCAGATAGCCTTCAGGGAAGGTGAAGAACAAAGGTATCCATTTCTTTGTGAGATTGGTAGATCTATTGTTGAGAAATGCGGTGGTGTTCCGCTTGTTATTAAAAGTATAGCAAGTCTTTTACGGAGGGATAGGGATGAGCGAGAATGGCAGCGTATTAACAACATGGATAGCTTTACAAAGTTGCCTGGAGAATACACCAAAGTGATGCAACTTTTAAGGATAAGTTATGACAAACTTCCATCCCATTTGAAGCCCTGTTTCGCTTATTGCTCATTGAGGGGAAGAGATGTCGAGCTTTATCCGTCACAACTGATGTATATATGGAATGCACATGGGTTGCTGCAGCTACAAGATGAAAATGCTGATATTGAAGGTTGTGGATATGCGTGTGCAATGGAGTTGGTATCTAGATCCCTTCTTGAACACCCAACTATCATTTTTAATGACACAATCTTATCGTGTAAGATACACGACCTTTTGCACCAGTTAGCTGAGGAGATTCTAGGTGAAGAGTTAGCTGTTGTTACTCGGAATAAGCTCAATGTTTCAGAATCGACTAGACATATCATTTGGGGATACGAAGGGCCTGATGGTTTGAAAGGAGTCCAATTTCCGAGGGAGCAGCTTCTAGTGGCAAAAAAGGCAAGGACTTTCAAATTTGGGTATCGAATGAGTAATGTAAGTCTATCCTTTCTCGAGGGGGTTATCGCCCATTTCAGCTACTTACGTGTCTTAGAGATTGGTTACAGTACATTTGAGGAGTTGCCGCAGTCAATTGGGAAGTTGAAGCACTTAAGAGACCTTAAGATATCTTTCAATCCTTTCCTGAAAAGACTCCCTGATACCGTTTGCAAGTTACTAAAACTAGAAAATCTGGATTTTTACTGCTGTGAAACACTTGAAAAGTTACCCAAGAAGATATACAGGCTGGTAAAATTGAGGAAAGTGTCAGTGACTACATGTCAGAAAACTTTAGTTGGCACCGGTTTTATGAGGTTACCTAGTCTTCGTGTCTTGGTGCTCTGCAATTGCAAAGAATTAGAGTTATTATGGGACGACGATGATATTGGTAATCTGAGTTCTCTTAGATATTTGGGCATACAGCACTGCCAGAAATTGGGTAGTCTTCCAAACAGCATGAAGGGACTAACTAACCTCGAGGAATTGTGGATAGAGAACTGTGAAGAGCTGGATATAGAGAAAGGTGAATGTATGAATGGCCTACAAAGCCTTGGATCACTATTTATCCAAACGGTTCCACGGTTGAAATATCTACCGGATGGTGTTCAATTAGCTGCAAAGTCTCTGAAATATCTGTTCATCTCAGACTGCAGCAGCCTGATAGGACTTGGGACGTGGTCACAGAGTTTCACGGTGCTTCGTAAGATCGTCATTAACAACTGTCCTGATCTGGTTCGTCTACCAGAGGGATTTCTCCACATCAAGTTTCTGGAGTCACTGTGGATTAGATATTGTCGGCATCTCTCCGAAAGATGTGCTGTACCTAATGGAGCAGACTACCCGCTAATACAACATGTCCCCGATTTTTGGCTTGATGGTCAGTTTTACGCACCCCAACAAATTCAATCAAGCACCTCCTCATTGCCTCTCTAA